The genomic window AATAGTTCAACATATCCTGATAATTTGCATTAACACCCTCCGAAGCCAGGGTTTGCCCTTCGTTGTCTTCTATCTGTTTTACCCTAAAAATTTTCATCAAAATCAGATCGGTTAACGAGCTAATGCGCATATCGCGCCAGGCCTCACCATAATCGTGGTTTTTGGCAAACATTAAATCTTTGGTTTCCGTCACCTTTTCTTCAAACCGTTTTTCAACTTCGGCATAAGGCATCTCGTTTGGATCACTTTCGGTCAGCTCGAGCTGCATCATGGCGATAACACAATAATTTACAATCCCGATGTATTCTGATATCACCCCCTCTCCTACCTTACTTACTTTTTTTTCTTCGAGGGTACGAATGCGTTGTGCTTTGATAAAAATCTGATCGGTTATCGAACTTGGTCTTAAAATCCGCCATGCAGTGCCATAATCTTTAGTCTTTTTTAAAAATAATGATCTGCAAACTGCAATCACTTCATCAAATTCGGTAGAGGTATTTGTTTGTGCCAAAGCCAATAATTATTTAGTTTTTAGTGTATTTTTGTCCTGAAAAAACAAAAGCTAAAGATACATTTTTAAAGCGAAACCCAAATCCCGAAAGGGTTTATTATGGCAGAAAAAAACTTTTTTGAGCCCAAACAAAGCTTAAACATTAAAGGTAAGCTTATCGATTTAAGCCGCCCAAAAGTGATGGGTATTTTAAATATCACCCCCGATTCTTTTTATAGCAATAGCCGCACAAAATCAATAGACGAAGCCTTAACCAAAGCAGCCCAGTTCCTTAATGAGGGTGCTACATTTATTGATATCGGCGGATACTCATCAAGGCCTGGCGCTAAAGACATTTCTACCAGTGAAGAGGTTGACCGTTTGGTGCCAGTGGTAGAAAGTTTAGTAAAAGCATTTCCCGAAGCAGTCATTTCTATTGATACCTTCAGGGCGAAAGTAGCAGCGGAAACGATTTCTGCCGGTGCGCATATCATTAATGATATTGCCGCTGGAGATATGGACGAACAGATGTTCGAAACAGTGGCAAAACTCCAGGTACCTTATATGATGATGCACATGAAAGGTACGCCTCAAAATATGCAGCAAAACCCTGTTTACGACAATGTGTTATTGGAAGTAATTGATTACCTGGCGAAAAAAGTTGCGGCGCTTAAGGCACTTCATGTTCACGACGTAATTATTGACCCTGGTTTTGGCTTTGGAAAAACAATCGAACATAATTATGAGCTGCTTAACCAAATGGAAGCTTTTAAAATTTTCAAACTTCCCATTTTAGTGGGCTTCTCGCGTAAAGGAATGATCTATAAAACACTTGGCACTTCGGCAACAGAGGCCTTAAACGGAACTTCGGTACTTAATACGATTGCGCTACAAAAAGGAGCAGGTATTTTAAGGGTACATGATGTTAGGGAGGCGGCGGAGTGTGTGCGCTTGGTAGAGATGTTGGGTTAAGCGTTTGGTGCTGAGCGTTATCAATTCATCTGAACGAATTCATTCTATAAATAACCATTTTAAACAGTTAACCTATCTTGCTTGTAAACTGAAAACCGTTTTGCTATCTTGCCACTAATGAAAGGATTAGATTTTGATTTCGTAAAATTCACCATTACCGACGTGGTAGACATCGTGCTCGTAGCACTATTAATCTATTATGTGTATACGCTAATCCGCAATACCTTAGCTGTCAACCTACTGGTTGGGATGCTCATCATTGCAATATTTTATCATATTGTTGATGCTTTGCATATGAAATTACTCACAGCCATCATAGAGAAATTTATGAGTGTAGGGATTATTGCCTTGATTGTAATCTTTCACCCAGAAATTAGGCGTTTTCTCTTACTGATCGGAAAAAATGCTTTTTTACAAAAGAATAAAGCCTGGTGGGGATACTTATTTGGCAGAAAAGAAATTGAAAGGAATAATTTAACCCGTATAAAACCAATTATCGATGCCTGTAAAAGCATGAAAAAAACGCGCACAGGTGCATTAATGGTATTTGTTAAATTTTACGATGAGCAGTTTTTTGCCAATAGCTGTGAACTTGTTGACGCCAAAATATCGAAACGTTTGCTGGAAAGTATCTTTCAGAAAAACAGTCCGCTGCATGATGGTGCTGTAGTTATTTCTGAAAACAAGATTAAAAGTGCCAGTTGTATTTTGCCTTTAACGGATAACGACCAGTTGCCCTCACAGTTTGGGTTAAGGCACCGAGCGGGTATTGGCGTTTCTGAAACAACCGATGCGGTTGCAGTAATTATATCAGAAGAAACCGGGGAAATATCGTATGCCAAACAAGGCAGGGTAAGAATGAATGTTTCGTTTGGGGAGTTAGAGAAATTACTGAATAAGGATTTTTAATGTACCGATTTTGGGATTTTTATTGATTACACAGATTTTCACTTCTAGGTCATTCTGAACACAGTGAAGAATCTCTGGCTTATGAAAACTGAACTTTCGATTAACGGAACAAACATGTACAATAGAGATCCTTCGACTTCGCTCAGGATGACATAACGATGAATACTCCGTGTTTCTGTGCTTCCGTGGCAAAAATAAAACAGTTAGTTTAGCAACTCCACAAACGCAAAAATGGTGAATGTTTCCACTCACCATTTCATTATTATTTAAATCACCTTTTATCGGTGTTATCCAACAATCTGTATAATCAATCTTTAGCAGTATTGTTCAAAAGCACCGATCAGGTTATCAGCGATCATTTGTGCCGGACGGCCTTCAATCTGGTGACGCTCGATCATGTGAACCAATTTACCATCTTTAAATAACGCCATTGCCGGAGAAGATGGAGGGAAAGGCATCATGTAATTTCTTGCCTGATCTACCGCTTCTTTTTCCATTCCTGCAAAAACAGTAACCAATTTATCAGGGTGTTTTTCGTGGGCTGCTGCTGTTCTGGCCGCCGGACGTGCATTTGCTGCTGCGCAACCGCATACCGAATTTACCACTACCAACACAGTTCCTTCGCCTTTAATCGCTTGATCTACGTCTTCTGCATTTTTTAATTCTTGAAAACCTACGTTAGTTAATTCCTTACGCATTGGCTCTACTAAATATTCTGGATACATTATCTTCGTTTTTTATTTACAATTTCAATCCTACAAAAATAAGAAAATCGAATGGCATGCACCATTCGATTTATATTTTTAAGGTAAAATTAAATTCAGTCTATTTCAGATCTCTTAAAAAATTCTCAAACATATGTGGATTTGCAACCACACCTACAATGATAAGTATAAACATAAGCACCATCAATGCACTTAAAATCGTCGCAATCATTCCGCAGATCTTACCTGCTTTAGCGTTTTTGTACGATGATTCAGTATATAAACTTGGATTAAGCTGATACTTTTTCATATCACCTGCACCTAATATCCAAGCAATTACGCCAAAAATCAATCCAAATATCCCATAAAAGCAACATGCGGGTATAGCTAAAATTCCCAATACTAACGAAGCTGTAGCGTTTGGCAGATTCTGCTGACCAAAACCTCCTCCTCCAAACTGTCCAAATGGTGGCGGTTGCTGAAATGGCGGTGGTGTTACCGGACCATTACCTAATGGTTCAAATGGTGCAGGTTCTGGATTTTTATCTTTTGAAAGATCAATCGGTTTATTTTCTTGAGGAGTTTCCTGTTCTTCTGACATGGCTATATTTAGATCAATTGGTGAGTGTATATTTTGTAAATGTAATTGATTAAAATAATTACTGCAACACTTGAGAAAACGATTTTTATCAGCTGTGCCCCAAACTTAAAATCGACCTTAAGGTGAATAATGGTAAATACAATCACAAAAATGAGTGGAATTGTTGCAGGATAAAACTTAAATGATGCGATTAAATCGCCCCGAAATAAAGCCAGAACCGAACGCTGTAAACCACAGCCTGGGCAATCTACCCCAAAATGAGCCTTAAAGGGACAGTTGAAAAGATGCTCCCCAATCCAATCGAGAAAACTATGTTGCGGTTGAGCCATCTATATCGCCAATAAATTTGATCTGTGCATCTTTCCATATTTTGTACTTCTCCAGATCTTTAAGCACCTGCCTATATACCAGGTTTAAGATGTAGATATCATCAACAAAGCCTAAAACGGGCACAAAATCAGGGATCACATCTATCGGAGACAAGAAGTAGACCAAGCCACCCAAAATTGCAATGATCGATCTTTTCGGAATTTCGGTATAATCGCCGTTCACATAATCTTTTGATACGGCAAACAGCAAAACCAGTTTCGACCAAACACCTTCCAGATCACCCTTATTGGTTACTGCCTTTCCCAATGCATCTTTAATCGTATTGCTGGCTTTGCTTTTATCGCTTAGAATTACCGAAGCTTTGCTTTGCGATTTTTTAAAGAAACCCAGTATTTTCTCCCTATTCAATTTCATAGTTAACTGTATTACAAATTAACGGCCAAAAGCATCATAATTGTCTTCGGCATATTTGGTAAAGCGATCCAATAGTTTAATATTTTTGTTCTCGATAGCCGTTAAATCGTTATCAACATTATTTTTAACAGGAACATACCATTCTACAGGATCGAAAAAATTTCTGAAAGTCTGTTTTTTAAAGGCATAACCATGTCTGGCGAAAATCGTGTTTTTGATAATCTGCAGATCAAGCTTTCTTAAATTCTTTACATCTTCTTCTTTAAGTGCAGTAGTTGAAGCATTTAATTTAAAAATCTGTTTGGATGCACTTCTGTAAAAAGTATTGGCCCCTAACGAA from Flavobacterium sp. W4I14 includes these protein-coding regions:
- a CDS encoding dihydropteroate synthase (product_source=KO:K00796; cath_funfam=3.20.20.20; cog=COG0294; ko=KO:K00796; pfam=PF00809; superfamily=51717; tigrfam=TIGR01496), which gives rise to MAEKNFFEPKQSLNIKGKLIDLSRPKVMGILNITPDSFYSNSRTKSIDEALTKAAQFLNEGATFIDIGGYSSRPGAKDISTSEEVDRLVPVVESLVKAFPEAVISIDTFRAKVAAETISAGAHIINDIAAGDMDEQMFETVAKLQVPYMMMHMKGTPQNMQQNPVYDNVLLEVIDYLAKKVAALKALHVHDVIIDPGFGFGKTIEHNYELLNQMEAFKIFKLPILVGFSRKGMIYKTLGTSATEALNGTSVLNTIALQKGAGILRVHDVREAAECVRLVEMLG
- a CDS encoding diadenylate cyclase (product_source=KO:K18672; cath_funfam=3.40.1700.10; cog=COG1624; ko=KO:K18672; pfam=PF02457,PF19293; superfamily=143597; tigrfam=TIGR00159; transmembrane_helix_parts=Outside_1_10,TMhelix_11_30,Inside_31_36,TMhelix_37_55,Outside_56_69,TMhelix_70_92,Inside_93_263), translating into MKGLDFDFVKFTITDVVDIVLVALLIYYVYTLIRNTLAVNLLVGMLIIAIFYHIVDALHMKLLTAIIEKFMSVGIIALIVIFHPEIRRFLLLIGKNAFLQKNKAWWGYLFGRKEIERNNLTRIKPIIDACKSMKKTRTGALMVFVKFYDEQFFANSCELVDAKISKRLLESIFQKNSPLHDGAVVISENKIKSASCILPLTDNDQLPSQFGLRHRAGIGVSETTDAVAVIISEETGEISYAKQGRVRMNVSFGELEKLLNKDF
- a CDS encoding hypothetical protein (product_source=Hypo-rule applied; pfam=PF07666; transmembrane_helix_parts=Outside_1_69,TMhelix_70_92,Inside_93_122,TMhelix_123_145,Outside_146_159), with the translated sequence MSEEQETPQENKPIDLSKDKNPEPAPFEPLGNGPVTPPPFQQPPPFGQFGGGGFGQQNLPNATASLVLGILAIPACCFYGIFGLIFGVIAWILGAGDMKKYQLNPSLYTESSYKNAKAGKICGMIATILSALMVLMFILIIVGVVANPHMFENFLRDLK
- a CDS encoding hypothetical protein (product_source=Hypo-rule applied; pfam=PF10825; transmembrane_helix_parts=Inside_1_45,TMhelix_46_68,Outside_69_77,TMhelix_78_100,Inside_101_106) encodes the protein MAQPQHSFLDWIGEHLFNCPFKAHFGVDCPGCGLQRSVLALFRGDLIASFKFYPATIPLIFVIVFTIIHLKVDFKFGAQLIKIVFSSVAVIILINYIYKIYTHQLI
- a CDS encoding uncharacterized membrane protein YkvA (DUF1232 family) (product_source=COG3339; cog=COG3339; pfam=PF06803), with the protein product MKLNREKILGFFKKSQSKASVILSDKSKASNTIKDALGKAVTNKGDLEGVWSKLVLLFAVSKDYVNGDYTEIPKRSIIAILGGLVYFLSPIDVIPDFVPVLGFVDDIYILNLVYRQVLKDLEKYKIWKDAQIKFIGDIDGSTAT
- a CDS encoding putative YphP/YqiW family bacilliredoxin (product_source=TIGR04191; pfam=PF06491; superfamily=52833; tigrfam=TIGR04191), which produces MYPEYLVEPMRKELTNVGFQELKNAEDVDQAIKGEGTVLVVVNSVCGCAAANARPAARTAAAHEKHPDKLVTVFAGMEKEAVDQARNYMMPFPPSSPAMALFKDGKLVHMIERHQIEGRPAQMIADNLIGAFEQYC
- a CDS encoding hypothetical protein (product_source=Hypo-rule applied; pfam=PF07659) encodes the protein MALAQTNTSTEFDEVIAVCRSLFLKKTKDYGTAWRILRPSSITDQIFIKAQRIRTLEEKKVSKVGEGVISEYIGIVNYCVIAMMQLELTESDPNEMPYAEVEKRFEEKVTETKDLMFAKNHDYGEAWRDMRISSLTDLILMKIFRVKQIEDNEGQTLASEGVNANYQDMLNYSVFALIKLGVK